In a single window of the Rhizoctonia solani chromosome 16, complete sequence genome:
- a CDS encoding Cellulase (glycosyl hydrolase family 5 protein), with the protein MATHQPYEAEILLPPGSPANFGTARSSVADSSLGVPNSNYGGVRESQYSSAPLNQSFDPYADSASTPRGSTPAPYRDDPSTEKVVEPLGYSEPGGGSKKRPLFWTIILLVLLAVIAVAVVVPVYFKVIKPNTNVAASAGSAGTATSSSGAAQPTQSGKPETPEAVVTGGDGSRVITESGSTFVYNNSFGGFWYYDPKDPFSNKAQPQSWSPPLNQTWKFGTDQIRGVNLGGWLVLEPFISPAMYEPYMNATVPAIDEWTLCENLAGDPSSGGVAKALEDHYKTFITEEDFAQIAAAGLNWIRIPIPYWAIEVYPGEPFLEGVAWKYFLKAIEWARKYGLRINLDLHTVPGSQNGYNHSGMLGPVGWLSGNMGIANAQRTLNYIRIITQFISQPEYRDVVPMFGVINEALIQTIGRDVLESFYLEVHNVMRNVTGIGEGKGPWISVHDGFDPLDRWTEFLPGGDRVALDAHPYFCFGDQDTSPVTGQTNKPCASRASAFSQSMSSFGMTTAGEFSNAFNDCGLFLNGVNRGARYDGTFGGYGGPNGGANACVKWMDSARWSAAEKAALKQFALSSMDAMQNYFFWTWKIGRSTTWGTIASPLWSYQHGLEGGWMPTDPREAAGTCGTGAFKGPLPASKTGGVGAGTIDPAYIATRVWPPASLNNVPNAAAIPTYTATGSLITLAPASFTGGVNAGSGWANTADQQGLYTPVAGCAYPSIGWGTVGVSATQTACSGTAQRVIRGRHILSDSIPYISSPTRDLLRSQQTHTLSKIPGVDPRVLQRNQAFSGLNDGPAATAARLAGLVQESHAKDDSPIYTSNFGQPIPDSGHALNIGGIPYQGDTLLLEKQQAFDRGKIQERIVHPCVQRVIPLARFGYFQVTKDVSQWTKAALFQPGKKTPAYTRFSTVTYGREFPDSARNPRGFATKFYTEEGNYDLVGLNWPVFFVRDPFMGPDNIRSQQRNPKSGLIDYNAWFDFLANVPESQHAGLMLLSDHATPVGWRFMSGYGCHTFRWTNKDRKGVFVKYHWRSQQGTKEFTHEQSIVMCGEDPDFAKRDLWQHIEQGGDARWTMFVQVITPEDLASGKLDFDPFDVTKVWPRNKFPMHEVGELVLNRNPEDYHRDVEQAAFSPGSLVPGIELSPDTLLQWRAFFYRDAQYHRLGSANIHQIPVNCPFMARFHSPDNYAGNMRIDGNVASKPTYFPNSYHNNKPTTAGAPGFLPQAEEVPMQVASNIISRKGYYLHEGSPSEYNQVRELYTRVLTPQKREELHSNTARLLKHADGIVQKNYLIQLHAIEPGYAKAIYDLLPEHSGYTLEEIAEDAKSAHLVGKNPQFFSAGKGASFMGMPL; encoded by the exons ATGGCCACCCACCAGCCATACGAGGCGGAGATACTCCTTCCTCCAGGCAGTCCTGCCAACTTTGGCACTGCCCGATCCTCTGTCGCGGACTCTTCATTGGGCGTTCCGAACTCGAACTATGGCGGAGTGCGCGAGTCGCAGTATTCGTCGGCTCCATTGAACCAGTCCTTCGATCCATATGCGGACTCGGCCTCTACTCCCCGTGGctccactcctgctcccTACCGCGACGACCCCAGCACCGAAAAAGTCGTCGAGCCGCTGGGTTACTCGGAGCCTGGCGGAGGCAGCAAGAAGCGCCCACTGTTCTGGACAATCATCCTCTTGGTCTTGCTTGCCGTTATCGCAGTCGCCGTTGTCGTCCCAGTATACTTCAAAGTCATCAAGCCTAATACCAATGTAGCTGCCTCGGCTGGCTCTGCTGGAACTGCCACTTCATCCTCTGGTGCTGCTCAGCCCACTCAATCCGGCAAGCCCGAGACCCCCGAGGCTGTTGTTACCGGAGGCGACGGCAGTCGCGTCATAACCGAGTCTGGCAGCACCTTTGTCTACAACAACTCATTCGGCGGCTTCTGGTACTACGACCCCAAGGATCCTTTCAGCAACAAGGCCCAACCTCAGAGCTGGTCGCCTCCCTTGAACCAGACCTGGAAGTTTGGAACTGATCAAATTCGTGG tgTTAATCTCGGTGGATGGCTCGTGCTTGAACCCTTTATCAGTCCGGCAATGTATGAGCCCTACATGAACGCGACCGTCCCTGCTATTGACGAGTGGACTCTGTGCGAGAACCTCGCGGGCGATCCATCCTCGGGTGGCGTTGCCAAGGCTCTCGAGGATCACTACAAGACCTTTATT ACCGAAGAAGACTTTGCTCAGATCGCGGCTGCGGGCCTGAACTGGATTCGTATCCCCATTCCGTACTGGGCTATCGAAGTCTACCCTGGCGAACCGTTCCTCGAGGGTGTTGCGTGGAAGTActtcctcaaggctatcgaGTGGGCGCGCAAATATGGTCTCCGTATCAACCTCGATCTCCACACTGTTCCCGGATCCCAAAACGGATATAACCACTCTGGTATGCTCGGTCCAGTCGGATG GCTCAGCGGAAACATGGGTATCGCCAACGCTCAGCGCACTTTGAACTATATTCGTATCATCACCCAGTTCATCTCGCAACCTGAATACCGCGATGTTGTGCCCATGTTTGGTGTCATCAACGAGGCGCTTATCCAGACCATTGGCCGTGATGTCCTCGAGAGCTT CTACCTCGAGGTCCACAACGTGATGAGGAATGTTACTGGTATTGGTGAAGGCAAGGGCCCTTGGATCAGTGTCCATGACGGATTCGATCCTCTTGACCGCTGGACCGAGTTCCTGCCAGGTGGAGACCGCGTCGCTCT TGATGCCCACCCCTACTTCTGCTTCGGAGACCAGGATACCTCGCCCGTTACTGGTCAGACCAACAAGCCTTGCGCTTCGCGTGCTTCGGCCTTTAGCCAGTCCATGTCCAGCTTTGGCATGACCACCGCCGGAGAGTTCTCCAACGCGTTCAACGATTGCGGTCTCTTCCTCAATGGCGTCAACCGTGGAGCCCGTTATGATGGTACCTTTGGCGGATACGGAGGCCCCAACGGTGGTGCCAACGCTTGCGTGAAATGGATGGACTCGGCTAGGTGGAGCGCCGCCGAAAAGGCCGCACTGAAGCAATTTGCGTTGTCCAGCATGGATGCCATGCAG AACTACTTCTTCTGGACATGGAAGATCGGAAGGTCTACAACCTGGGGCACCATTGCTTCCCCGCTCTGGTCATACCAACACGGTCTCGAAGGCGGATGGATGCCCACCGATCCTCGCGAAGCTGCCGGAACCTGCGGCACCGGCGCCTTCAAGGGTCCTCTCCCGGCGTCCAAGACTGGCGGGGTCGGAGCGGGCACCATCGATCCTGCCTATATTGCCACCCGCGTCTGGCCACCCGCGTCGCTCAACAATGTCCCCAACGCCGCTGCGATCCCGACCTACACCGCGACCGGCTCGCTCATCACCCTCGCCCCGGCCTCGTTCACGGGCGGCGTCAACGCCGGATCCGGATGGGCGAACACGGCGGACCAGCAGGGGCTCTACACTCCCGTCGCCGGCTGCGCGTACCCGAGCATTGGATGGGGCACCGTCGGTGTCAGTGCGACCCAGACTGCATGCAGCGGTACGGCCCAGAGGGTCATCAGGGGGCG GCATATCCTCTCCGACTCAATTCCGTACATATCATCCCCAACTCGTGATCTCTTACGATCCCAACAAACCC ATACACTTTCTAAAATTCCTGGAGTCGATCCTCGCGTACTGCAGCGCAACCAGGCGTTTAGCGGGTTGAACGACGGTCCGGCAGCTACTGCCGCTCGTCTCGCCGGTCTAGTCCAGGAATCCCATGCCAAGGACGATTCTCCTATTTATACTAGCAATTTTGGGCAGCCTATTCCTGATTCTGG GCATGCTTTgaatattggtggtattccTTATCAGGGAGATACCCTGTTGCTCGAGAAGCAGCAGGCGTTCGATCGGGGTAAGATCCAGGAACGGATTGTTCATCCGTGCG TCCAACGCGTTATCCCACTTGCTAGGTTCGGTTATTTCCAGGTCACCAAGGATGTTTCCCAGTGGACCAAGGCTGCGCTGTTTCAGCCTGGGAAGAAGACGCCTGCTTATACTCGCTTCTCGACTGTTACTTATGGG CGTGAGTTCCCTGATAGTGCGCGTAACCCTCGCGGCTTCGCTACCAAGTTTTATACCGAGGAAG GAAACTATGATTTGGTCGGCTTAAACTGGCCCGTCTTTTTCGTCCGTGATCCCTTCATGGGACCCGACAATATAAGGTCCCAACAGCGCAACCCAAAGAGCGGATTGATCGATTACAACGCCTGGTTCGATTTCCTTGCCAATGTGCCCGAGTCCCAGCATGCGGGACTCATGCTGCTCTCCGATCACGCGACTCCTGTTGGGTGGCGCTTCATGAGTGGCTATGGCTGCCACACCTTCCGCTGGACAAATAAGGATAGGAAAGGTGTATTTGTCAAG TACCATTGGCGCTCCCAACAAGGCACCAAGGAGTTCACTCACGAACAATCTATCGTCATGTGTGGTGAAGACCCCGACTTTGCAAAGCGCGATTTATGGCAACATATCGAACAGGGAGGTGATGCGCGGTGGACCATGTTTGTTCAAGTCATCACGCCAGAAGATCTTGCCTCTGGAAAACTCGACTTTGATCCATTTGACGTCACCAAGGTCTGGCCGCGCAACAAGTTCCCGATGCACGAAGTCGGAGAGCTTGTTCTAAACCGTAATCCCGAA GACTACCACCGAGATGTGGAGCAAGCTGCTTTCTCTCCTGGTTCGCTCGTTCCTGGAATTGAACTTTCTCCGGATACCCTGCTCCAATGGCGTGCTTTCTTCTATCGCGATGCTCAGTACCATCGTCTTGGAAGCGCCAATATTCACCAGATCCCTGTCAACTGTCCGTTCATGGCTCg TTTCCACTCACCAGACAATTATGCTGGAAATATGCGCATTGACGGAAACGTTGCTTCCAAGCCTACCTAT TTCCCTAATAGCTACCACAACAATAAACCCACTACTGCTGGAGCACCTGGGTTCCTACCTCAGGCCGAGGAGGTTCCAATGCAGGTAGCAAGCAACATCATCTCTCGCAAAGGATACTATCTCCATGAAGGAAGTCCGAGCGAGTACAACCAGGTTCGGGAGCTCTACACTAGGGTCTTGACGCCCCAAAAACGGGAAGAATTGCACTCTAATACGGCTAGACTTCTCAAG CACGCCGATGGTATCGTGCAAAAGAACTATCTTATTCAGCTTCATGCTATCGAGCCTGGATATGCAAAGGCTATTTATGATCTCTTGCCCGAACACTCGGGTTATACTCTGGAGGAGATTGCCGAGGATGCGAAATCCGCTCATTTGGTCGGAAAGAATCCACAGTTCTTCTCGGCCGGCAAGGGTGCCAGTTTTATGGGTATGCCGCTCTAA
- a CDS encoding Cellulase (glycosyl hydrolase family 5 protein), protein MAAYQPHEADTLLPPGSIADPTRSSVANSLGAPLSSHGGEVRESQYSSAPLNVPYDPYGETGTPSPRGTTPSQYRDDPNEKAAPLETGYGETSKRSRKPWFWLLIGLVALAVIVVAVIVPVYFKVIKPNNNTVQSSNTNPGSGSTTASAAEPTQSEAPQVLITGGDGSRVTTDTGNTFIYNNSFGGFWYHDPKHPFNLNAQAQSWSPPLNQSWRWGEDHVRGVGIGGWFVLEPFISPALFEPYMNDTNPAVDEWTLSEKIAADPNSGGLQRVLEEHYATFITEEDFAQIAAAGLNWVRIAIPYWAIETAPGEPFLEGVCWKYFLKAIEWSRKYGIRINLDLHTAPGSHNGYNHSGMLGPLGWLNGTMGIANAQRTLNHIRVITQFISQPQYKDIVPVFGIINEARMEIIGRNPLERFYMESYDIMRNITGIGEGNGPWMSVHDGFEPLDRWENFMPGADRVMLDAHPYFCFGDQDLSSPTQQIRKPCNSRAEPFNTSMSTFGMTTAGEFSNAFNDCALFLNGVGLGARYDGTFPFYHGANAGAGACVKWMDDRLWSAAEKEAIRQFALSSFDAFQHFFFWTWKIGVSTTWGNRVAAPLWSYQHGLQNGYMPTDPREATGACGGGSPWVGPFPASKTGGVGAGTIPAAYQTARTWPPPSLSGIPNAATLPTYTATGTFSPLGAAEFTGAPGINAGNGWANSGDQAGMYVPVAGCSYPSSAWGDAVVATHTACSGSAAKRSVKGRYALPRETGAPV, encoded by the exons ATGGCCGCCTACCAGCCTCACGAGGCGGACACCTTGCTTCCGCCTGGTAGTATCGCCGATCCCACTCGTTCGTCTGTCGCCAACTCCCTCGGTGCTCCTCTCTCCAGCCATGGTGGTGAGGTGCGCGAGTCGCAGTACTCGTCGGCTCCGCTCAATGTACCGTACGACCCATACGGAGAGACCGGTACGCCTTCACCACGGGGAACGACACCATCACAGTACCGCGACGATCCAAACGAAAAGGCCGCGCCTTTGGAAACCGGATATGGCGAGACGTCAAAGCGTTCAAGAAAGCCATGGTTCTGGTTGCTTATTGGGCTTGTAGCTTTGGCTGTTATCGTCGTTGCTGTCATCGTTCCGGTATACTTCAAGGTCATCAAGCCCAACAACAACACCGTTCAGTCTTCCAATACCAACCCCGGCTCGGGTTCTACGACCGCTTCTGCAGCTGAACCAACTCAGTCCGAGGCACCCCAGGTTCTCATTACCGGAGGAGATGGCAGCCGTGTAACCACCGACACTGGCAATACTTTCATCTACAACAACAGCTTTGGTGGTTTCTGGTATCATGACCCGAAACATCCATTCAATCTCAACGCTCAAGCTCAAAGCTGGTCGCCACCTTTGAATCAGAGCTGGAGGTGGGGAGAAGATCACGTTCGAGG CGTCGGAATTGGAGGCTGGTTTGTGCTCGAGCCATTTATCAGCCCGGCCCTTTTCGAACCCTACATGAACGACACCAACCCCGCTGTTGATGAATGGACTCTTTCTGAGAAGATTGCGGCTGATCCCAACTCTGGAGGACTCCAGCGAGTTCTTGAGGAACATTATGCTACCTTTATC ACCGAGGAGGATTTCGCTCAAATTGCAGCAGCTGGCTTGAACTGGGTTCGTATTGCCATTCCCTACTGGGCCATCGAAACTGCACCTGGAGAACCCTTCCTCGAGGGAGTTTGCTGGAA GTACTTCCTCAAGGCCATCGAATGGTCGCGCAAGTACGGCATCCGTATCAACCTCGACTTGCACACCGCCCCCGGTTCCCACAACGGTTACAACCACTCGGGCATGCTCGGCCCACTCGGCTG GCTTAACGGCACCATGGGAATTGCCAATGCACAGCGCACACTTAACCATATCCGTGTCATTACTCAATTCATCTCCCAGCCTCAGTACAAGGATATCGTTCCTGTCTTTGGTATTATCAACGAGGCGCGAATGGAGATTATTGGAAGGAACCCATTGGAGCGGTT TTACATGGAGTCGTACGACATTATGAGGAACATTACGGGTATTGGTGAGGGGAACGGGCCATGGATGAGTGTTCACGATGGATTCGAACCTCTGGATCGATGGGAGAACTTTATGCCAGGTGCCGACCGAGTTATGCT CGACGCTCACCCCTACTTCTGTTTCGGCGACCAAGATCTTTCCTCCCCGACCCAACAGATCCGGAAGCCATGCAATTCGCGCGCAGAGCCATTCAACACATCCATGTCTACTTTCGGTATGACTACCGCCGGAGAATTCTCCAACGCATTCAACGATTGCGCATTGTTCCTCAATGGTGTCGGCCTCGGTGCCCGCTACGACGGAACCTTCCCGTTCTACCATGGAGCTAatgctggagctggagcatGTGTTAAATGGATGGATGATAGGCTTTGGAGCGCAGCTGAGAAGGAGGCGATCCGGCAATTTGCTCTCTCGAGTTTCGATGCGTTCCAG CACTTCTTCTTCTGGACCTGGAAGATCGGCGTATCCACTACTTGGGGCAACCGAGTCGCTGCTCCGCTCTGGTCTTACCAACACGGTCTTCAGAACGGATACATGCCCACCGATCCTCGCGAGGCCACTGGCGCATGCGGCGGTGGTTCTCCCTGGGTTGGACCTTTCCCGGCTTCCAAAACCGGTGGTGTCGGTGCCGGCACAATCCCAGCTGCATACCAGACCGCACGTACCTGGCCTCCTCCATCTCTCAGCGGCATTCCCAACGCGGCGACTCTCCCAACGTATACTGCAACGGGAACGTTTAGCCCCTTGGGCGCTGCCGAATTCACAGGCGCGCCCGGGATCAATGCGGGTAATGGCTGGGCCAACTCGGGCGATCAGGCCGGAATGTATGTTCCTGTTGCTGGGTGCTCGTACCCTAGCTCTGCATGGGGTGATGCGGTCGTTGCAACCCATACCGCGTGCAGTGGATCTGCTGCTAAAAGGAGTGTCAAGGGCCGATATGCTCTTCCGCGAGAGACTGGTGCACCTGTTTGA